A part of Uloborus diversus isolate 005 chromosome 6, Udiv.v.3.1, whole genome shotgun sequence genomic DNA contains:
- the LOC129223737 gene encoding N-alpha-acetyltransferase 10-like, translated as MNIRCATPNDLMNMQHCNLLCLPENYQMKYYFYHGLSWPQLSYVAEDEKGKIVGYVLAKMEEDSDDDPHGHITSLAVKRSHRRLGLAQKLMDQSSRAMVECFNAKYVSLHVRKSNRAALHLYTNTLKFQISEIEPKYYADGEDAYAMKRDLTSFQAKSSDKESKS; from the coding sequence atgaatattCGTTGTGCTACTCCGAACGATCTTATGAATATGCAGCATTGCAATTTGTTATGTCTGCCGGAAAACTACCAaatgaagtattatttttatCACGGTTTATCGTGGCCGCAGTTGTCATACGTTGCtgaggatgaaaaaggtaaaattgTTGGTTATGTCCTCGCAAAAATGGAAGAAGATTCTGATGATGATCCACACGGACACATTACTTCACTTGCTGTGAAACGATCACATAGGCGCCTGGGTCTTGCTCAAAAGTTAATGGATCAGTCTTCGAGGGCTATGGTCGAATGCTTTAATGCTAAATATGTTTCTTTGCATGTTCGGAAAAGCAACAGAGCTGCCCTGCATCTGTATACCAACActctgaaatttcaaattagtgaaATAGAACCGAAATACTATGCTGATGGTGAAGATGCCTATGCAATGAAAAGAGACTTGACTAGCTTTCAAGCGAAATCCTCAGATAAAGAATCAAAGTCCTAG